One Pullulanibacillus sp. KACC 23026 DNA segment encodes these proteins:
- a CDS encoding Gfo/Idh/MocA family oxidoreductase — translation MTKPVSLVLIGIGGYGNHYVKLLLEDNSYKGRYEIAGAVDPYPENCTFLSSLVENEIPIFSSIENFYASHKADFAIISTPIHLHSSQICLALENGSHVLCEKPLCPTIEEAKQIIDTMKRTGKWVQIGFNWSFTDSIQGLKADINAGLFGKPKQLKYIVLWPRPEAYFQRSSWAGRIKAPDGTVILDSVASNATAHFLHNMFYVLGIKENQSTQLESLTAELYRANPIENYDTCAVRLFTENQVEILFYAAHAVKESLEPTFVYEFEEATIRYTKGNPIEATFKTGAVKTYEDPENHHFHKLWRCLDWLCNDNYKDGMCGPQDACPHVLSINAIQESTSIHDFPSDLIRKMPVDKTTLTWVDGLSNTLIECYEKGRLPSELGVDWAKQGKRISLLNGKVSN, via the coding sequence ATGACAAAACCGGTATCACTTGTTTTAATCGGCATTGGCGGCTACGGCAATCACTATGTCAAACTTTTATTAGAGGATAATTCTTATAAAGGGCGTTATGAAATAGCAGGTGCGGTGGACCCCTACCCTGAAAATTGCACCTTCCTTTCGAGTTTAGTTGAAAACGAGATCCCCATTTTTTCATCGATTGAAAATTTCTATGCGTCTCATAAAGCCGATTTTGCCATCATTTCAACACCGATTCATCTCCACAGCTCTCAGATCTGTCTGGCACTAGAAAATGGGAGTCATGTATTGTGTGAAAAACCGCTTTGCCCGACGATTGAAGAGGCAAAGCAAATTATTGATACCATGAAGCGAACAGGCAAGTGGGTCCAAATCGGATTCAACTGGTCGTTTACAGACTCGATCCAAGGATTAAAAGCGGATATAAATGCAGGGCTATTTGGAAAGCCTAAGCAGCTTAAATACATTGTCCTATGGCCGCGACCAGAAGCCTACTTTCAAAGATCCTCTTGGGCAGGACGAATTAAGGCTCCCGATGGTACGGTGATCTTAGACAGTGTGGCAAGCAACGCAACCGCTCATTTCCTTCATAATATGTTTTATGTATTAGGCATTAAAGAGAATCAGAGCACGCAGTTAGAGTCGTTGACGGCTGAACTGTATCGCGCCAACCCAATAGAAAATTATGATACGTGCGCGGTTCGCCTTTTCACAGAAAACCAGGTTGAGATTCTCTTTTATGCCGCACACGCTGTTAAAGAATCTCTGGAACCGACCTTCGTCTATGAATTTGAAGAAGCCACCATCCGTTATACAAAAGGAAATCCCATCGAAGCCACTTTTAAAACTGGCGCTGTCAAAACCTATGAAGATCCCGAGAATCATCATTTTCACAAGCTATGGAGGTGTCTGGATTGGCTCTGCAACGATAATTACAAGGACGGCATGTGCGGACCACAGGATGCATGCCCTCACGTCTTGAGCATCAATGCTATTCAGGAGTCTACCTCCATTCATGATTTCCCAAGTGACCTTATAAGAAAAATGCCAGTTGATAAAACCACTTTAACTTGGGTAGACGGGTTGTCTAATACCTTAATCGAGTGTTATGAAAAAGGACGGCTGCCAAGTGAGCTGGGAGTAGATTGGGCCAAGCAAGGAAAACGGATATCGTTATTAAATGGGAAAGTTTCTAATTAA
- a CDS encoding sugar phosphate isomerase/epimerase family protein, with protein sequence MELSRLSYNQITSDHHSLEEVAQACAVEGVPYMAPWRHKLNQENVVESARIIREAGLKVSSLCRGGMFPAATETERLARLDDNRRAIDEAAELGTDVLVLVCGPSPDRDIEGARAMVEKGIEALIPYAEERHVKLGIEPLHPVFAGDRSVISTLGQANDIAERLASPQVGVVIDVYHVWWDPRLYQEIERSKGRILGFHVNDWIKVTDPLTSRGMMGDGVIEINRIRQAVEKAGYNGPVEVEILNHAFWNLPCEETIKQTKARFLEYV encoded by the coding sequence ATGGAGCTTTCTCGTTTAAGCTACAATCAAATTACATCAGACCATCATAGCCTGGAAGAAGTGGCACAAGCCTGTGCGGTTGAAGGGGTCCCTTACATGGCCCCTTGGCGCCATAAGTTAAATCAAGAAAATGTCGTTGAAAGTGCGCGAATCATCCGTGAAGCTGGACTAAAAGTATCCAGTCTTTGCCGTGGTGGTATGTTTCCTGCTGCGACTGAAACTGAACGTTTAGCCCGTCTTGACGATAATCGCCGTGCCATTGACGAAGCAGCTGAACTGGGGACGGATGTTTTAGTCCTTGTATGCGGCCCCTCTCCTGACCGAGACATAGAAGGTGCCCGGGCAATGGTTGAAAAAGGCATTGAAGCCCTCATCCCTTATGCTGAAGAGAGACACGTTAAGCTTGGGATCGAACCGCTTCATCCTGTTTTTGCCGGAGATCGTTCGGTCATTTCCACGCTTGGGCAAGCCAATGATATCGCAGAACGTTTGGCCTCTCCTCAAGTTGGCGTGGTGATTGACGTCTACCACGTTTGGTGGGATCCACGTCTTTATCAAGAAATTGAACGTTCAAAAGGCCGTATCCTCGGTTTTCACGTCAACGACTGGATTAAAGTAACCGATCCCCTCACCTCTCGCGGCATGATGGGCGATGGGGTCATTGAAATTAACCGGATTCGCCAAGCGGTCGAAAAAGCTGGCTACAATGGCCCTGTTGAAGTTGAAATCCTTAACCATGCATTTTGGAACCTGCCTTGTGAAGAGACCATTAAGCAAACAAAAGCACGTTTTTTAGAGTATGTCTAA
- a CDS encoding dihydrodipicolinate synthase family protein, whose product MSNTLILPSSKGNLLTYKPIKHSLPETLKAPSKSRIAYAAAHVVADPLVDLDLSSETVLDWEKTLAYRRYLWSLGFNVAEAMDTAQRGMGLNWEATKELIQRSVAEAKAYNGGIACGAGTDQLVLSPSTTLDAIIQAYTEQCEFIEEQGGHIILMASQALAAVAKSPEDYASVYGKVLSQVSKPVILHWLGDMFDPKLQGYWGTANIQEAMALCLDVIKENQSKIKGIKISLLDAELEIQMRKQLPEGVNMYTGDDFNYPDLIKGDGDNYSHALLGIFDAIAPLASSALKYLDEGNVQKFEEILAPTVPLSRHIFKAPTRFYKTGVVFLAYLNGHQDHFRMVGGLESMRSVVHLSELFVLADKAGLLQDPDKAIGRMKQVLSLAGVN is encoded by the coding sequence GTGTCTAACACGCTCATCCTGCCTTCTTCAAAGGGAAATTTACTAACCTATAAGCCTATCAAACATTCATTGCCGGAAACGTTAAAGGCACCTTCAAAAAGTCGAATCGCTTATGCGGCTGCCCATGTGGTTGCCGATCCGCTCGTTGATCTCGATTTATCATCTGAGACCGTGTTAGATTGGGAAAAAACTTTAGCTTATCGGCGCTATCTATGGTCACTTGGCTTCAATGTGGCAGAGGCCATGGATACCGCCCAACGCGGAATGGGTTTAAATTGGGAAGCTACTAAAGAACTGATTCAGCGCTCGGTTGCTGAAGCCAAAGCTTATAACGGAGGCATCGCGTGTGGAGCGGGGACGGACCAACTCGTCCTCTCTCCTTCAACAACACTAGATGCCATTATTCAAGCTTATACAGAGCAATGCGAGTTCATTGAAGAGCAGGGCGGTCATATCATTTTAATGGCAAGCCAAGCCCTGGCAGCGGTCGCAAAAAGTCCAGAAGATTATGCCTCTGTTTATGGAAAGGTGTTATCGCAAGTTTCCAAGCCTGTGATTTTGCATTGGTTAGGCGACATGTTTGATCCAAAACTGCAGGGTTACTGGGGAACTGCTAATATTCAGGAAGCCATGGCTCTTTGTCTAGACGTTATTAAAGAAAATCAATCGAAAATTAAAGGCATTAAAATCTCCCTGCTGGATGCTGAGCTTGAAATCCAAATGCGAAAACAGCTGCCAGAAGGTGTGAACATGTACACAGGAGATGACTTTAATTACCCGGATTTGATCAAAGGCGACGGTGATAACTATAGTCACGCTCTATTAGGGATCTTTGACGCCATCGCACCTCTTGCTTCAAGCGCCCTAAAATACTTGGATGAGGGCAATGTTCAAAAGTTTGAGGAAATACTTGCCCCTACTGTCCCTTTAAGCCGGCATATTTTTAAAGCCCCTACTCGCTTTTATAAAACAGGGGTCGTCTTCCTCGCTTATTTAAATGGGCACCAAGATCATTTTCGAATGGTTGGCGGATTAGAAAGCATGCGTTCCGTCGTCCATCTTTCTGAGCTTTTTGTTTTGGCGGACAAAGCGGGTCTTTTGCAGGATCCCGATAAAGCGATTGGACGGATGAAACAAGTACTGAGTCTCGCGGGGGTGAACTAA
- a CDS encoding Gfo/Idh/MocA family oxidoreductase, translated as METIGIIMNGVTGRMGSRQHLERSIIAIREQGGVLLANGKRVMPDPILVGRNEEKLRALGQQFGITRISTDLDECLADPYYQIYFDAQTTLRRAEDVKKAIAAGKHIYCEKPTAVTSEEALELAQLASEKGVKNGVVQDKLFLPGLLKLKRLIDSGFFGDILSVRGEFGYWVFEGDWQPAQRPSWNYRKEDGGGIIVDMLCHWRYVLSNLFGKIEALSCFGKTHIGTRYDESGKPYTATADDAAYTTFELEGGIVAHINSSWNVRVNRDELFELQIDGTQGSAVAGLRNCKIQHRVNTPKAIWNPDIEDPNNYRGQWMAVPMNGDEENGFKIQWEMFLRHVAGDEPYRFDLLEGAKGVQLAELGLKSWEERRWLEVQELKLQVPTERSSESV; from the coding sequence ATGGAAACCATCGGAATTATTATGAACGGGGTTACTGGAAGAATGGGAAGTCGGCAACACCTAGAACGTTCAATTATCGCGATTCGTGAGCAGGGCGGCGTTCTTTTAGCTAATGGAAAGAGAGTTATGCCAGATCCAATTTTGGTTGGGCGTAATGAAGAAAAGTTGAGAGCACTCGGTCAGCAATTTGGCATTACGCGAATAAGCACCGACCTAGACGAATGCCTCGCTGATCCTTACTATCAAATTTACTTTGATGCTCAAACAACCTTAAGACGGGCTGAAGATGTTAAAAAGGCCATTGCTGCAGGCAAGCATATCTATTGTGAAAAACCAACAGCCGTTACGTCCGAGGAGGCACTGGAACTTGCCCAGCTTGCATCAGAAAAAGGGGTCAAAAACGGCGTGGTCCAAGATAAGCTATTTTTGCCCGGTCTTCTTAAATTAAAACGCCTAATTGACAGCGGTTTCTTCGGCGATATCCTCTCTGTCCGCGGTGAATTTGGTTACTGGGTTTTTGAAGGAGATTGGCAGCCGGCTCAGCGGCCTTCCTGGAATTATCGTAAGGAAGATGGCGGCGGTATTATCGTTGACATGCTCTGTCATTGGCGCTACGTTCTCAGCAACCTTTTTGGAAAAATAGAAGCGCTCTCGTGTTTTGGGAAAACCCATATTGGGACTAGATATGATGAATCGGGAAAACCTTATACGGCTACAGCCGACGATGCTGCTTATACAACGTTTGAGCTGGAAGGCGGTATTGTTGCCCATATCAATTCATCTTGGAATGTGCGCGTCAATCGCGATGAATTATTTGAGCTGCAAATTGACGGCACACAGGGAAGTGCCGTTGCAGGTCTTCGAAACTGCAAGATTCAGCATCGGGTTAACACACCAAAGGCCATTTGGAATCCAGATATTGAAGACCCAAACAACTACCGTGGACAATGGATGGCTGTGCCCATGAACGGTGATGAAGAAAATGGATTTAAGATTCAATGGGAAATGTTCCTCCGCCACGTGGCCGGAGATGAACCGTATCGCTTTGACCTTCTCGAAGGAGCAAAAGGGGTTCAATTAGCTGAGCTGGGCTTAAAATCTTGGGAAGAACGCCGCTGGTTAGAGGTCCAAGAGCTTAAGCTTCAAGTGCCAACGGAAAGGAGCTCTGAAAGTGTCTAA
- a CDS encoding sugar ABC transporter permease, producing MRSKPNKKEMPNGSSKKLKGNQWMWYIFLLPTLLGILCFMVYPILESLRLSLFHTSGGGETWAGFDNYKTVLTSGEFWNSVYNTFYIGLFQMIITIPLGFIFASMINSVTIAKNFFKVIFFLPNVTAIVAAAMIFTFVLHPDMGLLNYFLGKLGLPQPLWLADPSTAKWAIILLGVWHWIGFVIIICLANLQAISPELYEASTIDGASSFQQWLFITIPNMVGTFAFLLITGWIGALQRFNDVYVIGGPTGSPNRSIQTVVAYIYEHGFTGFQFGLASAATYVLFVIILIFTVFNLKITNMKL from the coding sequence ATGCGAAGTAAACCCAATAAGAAAGAAATGCCAAATGGCAGTTCTAAAAAGTTAAAAGGCAATCAATGGATGTGGTACATCTTTTTATTGCCGACCCTTTTAGGGATTCTATGCTTTATGGTTTATCCTATCTTAGAATCGCTACGCCTTAGTCTTTTCCATACATCGGGTGGGGGAGAAACGTGGGCAGGATTTGATAATTACAAAACAGTTTTGACATCAGGGGAATTTTGGAATTCTGTCTATAACACGTTCTATATTGGTCTATTTCAAATGATTATTACAATCCCACTTGGATTTATATTTGCTTCTATGATCAATTCGGTTACGATTGCCAAGAACTTCTTTAAAGTTATTTTCTTTTTGCCTAATGTTACGGCAATTGTTGCGGCAGCTATGATCTTTACTTTTGTATTACATCCTGATATGGGCTTATTAAACTACTTTTTAGGAAAATTGGGGCTACCACAACCCTTATGGCTGGCCGATCCAAGCACAGCAAAATGGGCCATTATTTTACTGGGGGTTTGGCATTGGATTGGGTTTGTCATTATTATTTGCTTAGCCAATTTGCAAGCGATTTCACCAGAGCTCTATGAAGCCTCTACTATTGATGGAGCAAGCAGTTTTCAACAATGGTTATTCATTACGATTCCAAACATGGTTGGGACTTTTGCCTTTTTACTAATAACAGGTTGGATTGGCGCTTTACAGAGGTTTAACGATGTTTATGTGATTGGTGGTCCTACAGGAAGTCCGAACCGATCGATTCAAACGGTCGTGGCCTATATTTATGAACATGGTTTCACCGGATTTCAATTTGGATTAGCATCCGCTGCCACTTACGTACTCTTTGTCATTATCCTTATTTTCACTGTATTTAATTTAAAGATTACCAATATGAAATTATAG
- a CDS encoding carbohydrate ABC transporter permease, producing MAALTQKKRFYISNLIKFVILLIGGFLLMVPFIWMISVGFSRSANVTMPFPPSLIPKDPSWFNFGIVFENGQIFRAYLNSGIVTFSSVVLGVASSLLGGYAFSKGKFKGKRLLFIVVLATLMIPMEPRLIPMYEMFNKLGMLNTFWPLILPAMVNGFGIFLCKQYFDRLPDSLRESAQIDGAKEFTIFFKIYFPLTGPIAATLVILTFIWSWNDFVWPLVILNNQNLQTIPLYLASFTQENGTSLGGLTMALATVSVIPIIILYLFLQRFIIQSIALSGLKGE from the coding sequence TTGGCGGCATTGACACAGAAAAAAAGATTCTATATTAGTAATTTGATCAAATTTGTCATTTTGTTGATCGGTGGCTTTCTTCTAATGGTTCCCTTTATTTGGATGATAAGTGTGGGGTTTAGTCGATCCGCGAACGTTACGATGCCTTTTCCACCAAGCCTAATTCCAAAGGATCCTTCCTGGTTCAACTTTGGGATTGTCTTTGAGAACGGCCAGATTTTTAGAGCCTACCTCAACTCGGGCATTGTGACCTTTAGTTCAGTTGTTTTGGGAGTGGCGTCTTCTCTTTTGGGGGGCTATGCTTTTTCGAAAGGGAAATTTAAAGGGAAACGTTTGCTTTTCATCGTTGTATTAGCGACGTTAATGATTCCCATGGAACCACGTCTCATTCCTATGTATGAGATGTTTAATAAACTAGGCATGTTGAATACATTTTGGCCCTTAATTCTTCCAGCAATGGTCAATGGGTTTGGAATATTTCTCTGTAAGCAATATTTTGATCGACTTCCAGATAGTTTACGAGAATCAGCCCAAATTGATGGTGCTAAAGAATTTACCATTTTCTTTAAAATTTACTTTCCATTAACAGGACCAATCGCTGCCACTTTAGTAATTCTAACCTTCATTTGGAGTTGGAATGATTTTGTTTGGCCACTTGTCATATTAAATAACCAAAATTTACAGACTATTCCATTATATCTTGCGAGCTTTACTCAAGAAAATGGAACAAGTTTAGGCGGTCTAACAATGGCTTTAGCGACGGTGAGTGTCATTCCAATTATCATTTTGTATCTCTTTTTACAGCGTTTTATTATTCAAAGTATTGCTTTAAGCGGTTTGAAAGGGGAATAA
- a CDS encoding extracellular solute-binding protein: protein MFKSKKGKALVWGFVSLLVMLSFLTGCGSTSTSNKKDGKWAGQTITVQMIGSFKLQDSTDPISGQKIKGLQALKDEFEKEHPGATVNIVTMPWDGYIQKTKTMVTGNQADVYQMPGLDSGYAREGDLEPLQKYIDKDHFDLSKYVDNTVEGWETVGPDGKKQIYGLPVFGDTRFILYDKKIFKDYGVKDLPEHPTMDDIMNAAKQMTGKDPVTGQQTYGVYFNGQTPEFLITDIAEGLGGSWGSGLNYKDMKFDFNSPQYQKALNWLISLEPFAPKGITSNQGSEKWLTKNNNIAIMLDQGPGSLITKINAQGLQDRIGIVQQFKNDKGVGGLFAGSPFVMAKSSKHKDLAWEWIKFSSSDFFQKYLWEQYNNIPVIKSAYTDWQSIKDEKQFMDPILQALSTPWTPHYPWVNAEPRNDLSSGVQGALTGKMTAKQALDKIEQQSNDWLKQQNQ, encoded by the coding sequence GTGTTTAAAAGCAAAAAAGGAAAAGCCTTGGTGTGGGGATTTGTTAGTTTGCTTGTTATGTTAAGCTTTCTGACAGGCTGTGGGTCAACTAGTACTTCGAATAAGAAGGATGGGAAATGGGCCGGTCAAACCATTACTGTCCAAATGATTGGCAGTTTTAAATTGCAAGATTCAACCGATCCAATTTCAGGGCAAAAAATAAAAGGGCTGCAAGCTTTAAAAGATGAATTTGAAAAAGAACACCCTGGCGCAACTGTTAACATCGTGACGATGCCATGGGATGGTTATATTCAAAAAACAAAAACAATGGTGACCGGTAACCAAGCCGATGTGTATCAAATGCCTGGACTTGACAGTGGGTATGCACGTGAAGGTGATCTAGAGCCATTACAAAAGTATATTGATAAAGACCATTTCGACTTAAGCAAATACGTTGATAACACTGTTGAAGGATGGGAAACAGTTGGTCCTGATGGAAAGAAACAGATCTATGGCCTACCTGTTTTCGGTGACACACGTTTTATTCTTTATGATAAGAAAATTTTTAAAGATTATGGAGTTAAGGATTTACCTGAACATCCAACTATGGATGATATCATGAATGCAGCCAAACAAATGACAGGCAAAGATCCAGTGACGGGCCAACAAACCTATGGCGTTTATTTCAATGGTCAAACACCGGAATTCCTGATTACAGACATTGCTGAAGGATTAGGCGGTTCATGGGGAAGCGGTTTGAACTATAAAGATATGAAATTTGATTTTAATTCACCTCAATATCAAAAAGCCTTGAATTGGTTAATAAGTTTGGAACCATTTGCGCCAAAAGGAATTACGAGTAATCAAGGTTCTGAGAAATGGTTGACCAAAAATAATAACATTGCTATTATGCTTGACCAAGGACCGGGTTCCTTAATCACTAAGATCAATGCTCAAGGACTACAAGACCGGATCGGTATTGTTCAACAGTTCAAAAACGATAAAGGTGTTGGCGGATTGTTTGCCGGAAGCCCATTTGTAATGGCGAAGAGCAGCAAACATAAAGATCTTGCTTGGGAGTGGATTAAATTCTCATCTTCAGACTTCTTCCAAAAGTATCTTTGGGAGCAATATAATAACATTCCAGTAATTAAGTCAGCCTACACGGATTGGCAGAGTATTAAAGATGAAAAGCAATTCATGGATCCGATTTTACAAGCCCTAAGCACTCCTTGGACGCCTCACTATCCTTGGGTAAACGCAGAACCACGAAATGATTTGTCCTCTGGTGTTCAAGGAGCCTTAACAGGAAAAATGACAGCAAAACAGGCTTTAGACAAAATTGAACAGCAGAGTAATGATTGGTTAAAACAACAGAATCAATAA
- a CDS encoding DUF2264 domain-containing protein: MIKIKRIQSKNHRRYWVNTMLQIVLPVIEALSERRLKEQMPIKGKVDRTDVSHLEAFGRSLAGIAPWLETISEDGEENAMRVRAAECARCAIDAATDPGSPDFMNFSSGFQPIVDAAFFAHALIRSPKELYGKLNNRVKQNVIKALKSTRSRKPGFSNWLLFSAMIETFFYSIGEEWDPMRVDFALKQHEQWYKGDGLYGDGPEFHMDYYNSFVIQPMLVDIIETIGEEYEDWERLREGIINRAIRYATIQERSISPEGTFPVVGRSIAYRFGVFQHLSQMALQHRLMEELDPSQVRCALTAVIQRLVEAPGTFDEKGWLQVGFCGYQPDIGEMYISTGSLYLCSTVFLALGLPESDPFWQGEAAWTSLRAWSGQSFLIDHALRS; the protein is encoded by the coding sequence ATGATAAAAATTAAGCGGATACAAAGCAAGAACCATCGACGTTATTGGGTGAATACAATGCTTCAAATTGTCTTACCAGTAATTGAGGCGTTATCCGAGCGTCGCCTAAAGGAACAGATGCCAATAAAAGGAAAAGTTGACCGAACGGATGTCTCACATTTAGAAGCTTTTGGAAGGAGTCTGGCTGGTATTGCGCCATGGCTAGAAACCATTTCTGAGGATGGTGAAGAGAATGCAATGAGAGTGCGAGCAGCTGAATGCGCAAGATGTGCCATTGATGCAGCGACCGATCCAGGCTCTCCTGATTTCATGAATTTTTCATCCGGTTTTCAACCTATTGTCGATGCTGCTTTTTTTGCTCATGCCTTAATAAGATCCCCTAAAGAACTTTATGGGAAACTCAATAATAGGGTGAAGCAGAATGTGATTAAGGCCTTAAAGTCGACTCGTTCGAGAAAGCCTGGGTTTAGCAACTGGTTGTTATTTTCTGCCATGATTGAGACTTTTTTTTATAGCATTGGGGAAGAGTGGGATCCGATGAGAGTGGATTTTGCTCTCAAACAACATGAACAATGGTATAAGGGAGACGGTCTCTATGGAGATGGTCCTGAATTCCATATGGATTATTATAATAGTTTCGTCATTCAGCCAATGCTTGTTGATATTATTGAAACCATTGGAGAGGAATATGAGGATTGGGAGCGTTTAAGAGAAGGAATCATTAATCGAGCGATTAGATATGCGACTATTCAAGAGCGAAGTATCTCACCAGAAGGTACCTTCCCAGTTGTAGGGCGGTCGATTGCCTATCGGTTTGGCGTTTTTCAACATTTGTCGCAAATGGCCCTGCAACATCGACTAATGGAAGAGCTAGATCCGTCACAAGTCCGCTGCGCGTTGACCGCCGTCATTCAACGCCTGGTTGAAGCACCGGGAACGTTTGACGAAAAGGGTTGGTTACAAGTTGGTTTTTGTGGTTACCAACCAGATATTGGCGAGATGTATATTTCAACCGGGAGTCTCTATTTATGTTCAACTGTCTTTTTGGCTCTAGGATTACCTGAAAGTGATCCATTTTGGCAAGGCGAAGCGGCATGGACCTCACTAAGGGCTTGGTCGGGGCAATCCTTTTTAATCGATCATGCACTAAGATCTTAA
- a CDS encoding sugar phosphate isomerase/epimerase family protein produces the protein MKLAFTTLGCPNWEMDTIITKAVEYGYQGVDFRGYLDRLDIYNLDEFTTQLEETKLKFKDASLEIPCFSSSVRLFTNSSEELASFINELEHYGELCQHFKTPYIRVFGGGIGLTSRTEAIETAVHNLHHMLKVARKYDVTLLLETHDDWTDSRYVAEIYNRIDSAHFKVLWDVHHPYRTLQEDPERTMDTIGDFVRYTHWKDSYPTDQTEKGFQLCLLGKGDVPLQRMYALLKERNYDGYYTLEWEKKWWPDIEEPEVAFKEYVTFMKGLSNQSDSK, from the coding sequence ATGAAGCTTGCATTTACGACCTTGGGATGCCCAAATTGGGAGATGGATACCATTATTACCAAAGCGGTCGAGTATGGTTATCAGGGGGTTGATTTTCGAGGATATTTAGATCGCTTGGATATTTATAATTTGGATGAATTTACAACGCAGTTAGAGGAAACAAAATTAAAGTTCAAAGACGCGTCTCTTGAAATTCCTTGCTTTTCTAGCTCGGTGAGATTGTTTACCAATTCGTCTGAGGAGCTTGCGTCATTTATTAACGAACTGGAGCACTATGGTGAGTTATGTCAGCATTTTAAGACACCTTACATACGTGTCTTTGGTGGGGGAATTGGTCTTACCTCCCGAACAGAAGCTATAGAGACGGCCGTCCATAATCTTCATCATATGCTGAAGGTAGCTCGGAAATACGATGTTACTTTACTATTAGAGACACATGATGATTGGACAGATAGTAGGTATGTCGCGGAAATTTATAATAGGATAGACAGTGCTCATTTTAAAGTTCTTTGGGATGTCCATCACCCTTATCGAACGCTTCAGGAAGACCCAGAACGAACGATGGATACAATCGGTGATTTCGTTCGTTATACCCATTGGAAAGACTCATACCCTACTGACCAAACAGAAAAAGGCTTTCAGCTTTGTTTACTAGGTAAAGGGGATGTCCCCCTACAACGGATGTACGCACTGCTGAAGGAGAGAAATTATGACGGGTATTATACGTTAGAATGGGAAAAGAAATGGTGGCCAGATATTGAGGAGCCTGAGGTTGCCTTTAAAGAATACGTTACTTTTATGAAGGGATTATCCAATCAGTCTGATAGTAAATGA
- a CDS encoding hydroxyacid dehydrogenase — protein MLKGLYVMGEEAFERVYSPDIREEIERFISIIAPLLTREALTDNMELLRDVDVIFSGWGAPKLDKEFLRAVPNLKAFFYAAGSVKGIVTDDVWERNILVSSAYAANAVPVAEYTLSQILYSLKNGWRYALGIKGTQRFVKKDSNAIPGVYGSTVGIISLGMVGRRVCEHLKSFDLEVIAYDPYCRQEDADELGVTLCSLDELFRRSDVVSLHTPWLNETEGMITGNHFELMKPYATFINTSRGAIVKENEMVKVLKKRPDLFAILDVTFPEPPMEGSQLFLLPNVILTPHIAGSEGAECQRLASYMKEEFKRYLKGEPLQWEVTKDIFSRLA, from the coding sequence ATGCTTAAGGGCCTTTATGTCATGGGTGAAGAGGCATTCGAGCGGGTTTATTCACCTGATATAAGAGAAGAGATTGAGCGGTTCATCTCGATAATCGCTCCTCTCTTAACTCGCGAGGCGCTCACAGACAATATGGAACTGCTTAGGGACGTCGATGTCATCTTTTCGGGTTGGGGGGCACCAAAATTGGATAAGGAATTTTTGAGGGCAGTTCCCAATCTAAAGGCTTTCTTCTATGCAGCTGGTTCTGTTAAAGGAATTGTGACAGATGACGTTTGGGAGCGAAATATCCTTGTTTCAAGCGCATACGCAGCAAACGCTGTTCCAGTGGCTGAATATACACTTTCCCAAATTCTCTACTCTTTAAAAAATGGGTGGCGTTATGCACTCGGTATTAAAGGTACTCAGAGGTTTGTAAAAAAAGATTCAAATGCCATTCCAGGTGTTTATGGAAGTACGGTTGGAATTATTTCACTTGGTATGGTGGGACGTCGAGTATGTGAGCATTTGAAATCGTTTGATCTAGAAGTCATAGCCTATGATCCTTATTGTCGGCAAGAGGATGCAGATGAATTAGGTGTTACACTTTGTTCTCTGGATGAGTTATTTCGTCGATCCGATGTCGTGTCATTACATACACCGTGGTTAAATGAGACAGAGGGGATGATTACAGGAAATCATTTTGAACTTATGAAGCCTTATGCCACCTTTATTAATACATCAAGAGGTGCTATCGTCAAAGAAAATGAAATGGTAAAGGTTCTTAAAAAACGTCCAGATTTGTTTGCTATTCTTGATGTCACATTTCCTGAGCCACCTATGGAAGGATCCCAATTATTTTTATTACCAAACGTCATTCTAACACCGCACATTGCTGGAAGTGAGGGGGCTGAGTGCCAAAGACTCGCATCTTATATGAAAGAAGAATTTAAAAGATACCTTAAAGGAGAGCCGCTTCAATGGGAAGTTACTAAAGATATATTTTCACGACTCGCCTGA